A window of the Gossypium hirsutum isolate 1008001.06 chromosome A03, Gossypium_hirsutum_v2.1, whole genome shotgun sequence genome harbors these coding sequences:
- the LOC107950195 gene encoding WD repeat-containing protein 44: MDSLEEGEECYFFDAHEHIATMPGLNCNEIEIHHSDSTFHNWSESSFQYDVWIRSPRSVEERRRKFLDSMGLSLNGVSRENSVDRPCLEGEFVRVMETSEAVLRTSGFEEEFSSSRSSMSCWSNENFASYEELGSRDDFAYREGNKGGGASCDAEEKASEGFEMNELQSVTDKKLKSPLVASPSFLQFREKQNKLERIAKRVKNRWLSRLRSISCMVDTQVEDDRLRPDVDDSILRTKVQRVKVHQTRKKTKELSALYKGQDIQAHEGPILTMKFSPDGQYLASAGEDGVVRVWQVVEDQRCNDLDIPEIDPSCIYFTVNHHSELKPRFVDKEKAGNLRSLRKTSDSACVIFPPKVFRILEKPLHEFHGHDGDILDLSWSKKNFLLSSSVDKTVRMWQVGCDHCLRVFSHSNYVTCVQFNPVDDNYFISGSIDGKVRIWAISSCQVIDWSDIRDIVTAVCYRPDGQGGVVGSMTGSCRFYNATDSHLQLDAHIYLNGKKRSPCKRITGLQFLPQDSSKVMVTCADSQVRILQGLNVICKYKGACNNVNQAFTSLTPDAKHIVSACEDANVYIWNCVDQDECTHSNAKDIRSFERFFANASIAIPWCGMKCGNAENGRQFEVLNENLSDNLPLSSPSHFSLSHEYFLESFPKESATWPEERLPPSSPLTVSSSMHKSQYKFLKTSCQSTFESHAWGLVIVTAGMDGRIRSFLNYGLPVPV; the protein is encoded by the exons ATGGATAGCTTAGAGGAAGGTGAAGAATGTTACTTTTTTGATGCACATGAGCACATTGCAACAATGCCTGGTTTAAACTGTAATGAGATAGAGATACATCACTCAGATTCCACTTTTCATAATTGGTCGGAGAGTAGCTTCCAATATGATGTATGGATTCGTAGCCCACGGAGTGTTGAGGAACGGCGTCGTAAATTCTTGGATTCGATGGGATTGAGTTTAAATGGAGTTTCTCGAGAGAATTCAGTAGATAGACCGTGTTTGGAAGGAGAATTTGTTAGGGTTATGGAAACCAGTGAAGCTGTTTTGAGAACATCTGGCTTTGAAGAGGAATTCTCTTCTAGTCGGTCTTCCATGTCTTGTTGGTCTAATGAGAATTTTGCATCATATGAGGAGTTGGGTTCGCGAGATGATTTTGCGTACAGAGAAGGAAATAAGGGTGGGGGTGCTTCATGCGATGCCGAAGAAAAGGCGAGCGAAggttttgaaatgaatgaattacaATCGGTTACAGACAAGAAATTGAAGAGCCCTCTCGTGGCATCACCCTCATTTCTGCAATTTAGGGAGAAGCAAAATAAATTAGAGAGAATAGCAAAGAGAGTTAAGAACAGGTGGTTGAGTAGATTGCGTTCAATATCATGTATGGTGGATACACAAGTTGAAGATGATAGGTTGAGACCCGATGTAGACGATTCGATTTTGAGGACTAAGGTTCAGAGAGTGAAGGTCCACCAAACCAGAAAGAAAACAAAGGAACTTTCTGCACTCTATAAGGGACAAGATATCCAGGCCCATGAAGGTCCAATTTTGACTATGAAGTTCAGTCCTGATGGGCAGTACCTAGCAAGTGCTGGTGAAGATGGTGTTGTGAGAGTGTGGCAAGTGGTTGAAGATCAGAGATGCAATGACCTTGACATTCCTGAAATAGATCCTTCCTGCATATACTTCACGGTGAATCACCATTCTGAATTGAAACCCCGCTTTGTAGATAAGGAAAAAGCAGGTAATTTAAGGAGCCTGAGAAAAACTTCTGATTCAGCATGTGTTATCTTCCCTCCCAAAGTTTTCAGGATATTGGAGAAACCATTACACGAGTTCCACGGGCATGATGGTGATATCCTGGATCTCTCATGGTCAAAGAAAAAT TTTCTGCTGTCTTCCTCTGTTGATAAAACTGTTCGAATGTGGCAAGTTGGGTGTGACCATTGCCTAAGAGTGTTTTCTCATAGTAATTATG TAACATGTGTTCAGTTTAACCCTGTCGATGATAATTACTTCATTAGCGGTTCAATAGATGGAAAAGTGCGTATTTGGGCAATTTCTAGCTGTCAGGTTATTGATTGGAGTGATATAAGAGATATAGTTACTGCAGTGTGTTATCGTCCAGATGGACAG GGAGGAGTTGTTGGCTCAATGACAGGTAGCTGCCGGTTCTACAATGCGACAG ATAGTCATTTGCAACTAGATGCGCATATATACTTAAATGGGAAAAAGAGGTCACCTTGCAAAAGGATAACTGGCTTGCAG TTTTTGCCACAAGATTCAAGTAAAGTAATGGTTACTTGTGCTGATTCTCAAGTCAGAATTCTTCAAGGACTCAATGTGATATGCAAATACAAGG GAGCATGTAACAATGTAAACCAGGCGTTCACATCATTAACTCCTGATGCGAAGCATATTGTTTCAGCCTGTGAGGAtgcaaatgtatatatatggaatTGTGTTGACCAGGATGAATGTACTCACTCAAATGCTAAAGATATAAGATCTTTTGAGCGTTTCTTTGCTAATGCATCCATTGCAATCCCATGGTGTGGTATGAAATGTGGTAATGCTGAAAATGGAAGGCAATTTGAAGTACTGAATGAGAATTTATCTGATAACCTTCCACTGTCCTCACCTTCACATTTCTCTTTGAGCCATGAATACTTTTTGGAGTCTTTTCCCAAAGAATCTGCGACTTGGCCAGAGGAAAGACTTCCTCCATCCAGCCCTTTAACTGTGTCATCTTCCATGCATAAATCCCAATACAAGTTTCTAAAAACTTCTTGCCAGAGTACATTTGAATCTCATGCATGGGGTCTTGTTATAGTAACAGCAGGTATGGATGGAAGAATTAGATCATTCCTCAATTATGGCTTACCAGTTCCAGTGTGA